TCTGTTGAAATACGGACATATGTCGCCATCTTCGGATTCACAATTGTAATCCGGGGATCCTTTGGTACTTCAAACAGTCTGGAACCTGTTTTAATTCCAAATTCCTTTTTTAGTCGGGGAGAAGCAGCCAAGACGATACTCCCTTGCCGCTCCGTATCACCTACAACAGCCAAATAACAGGTTAATGGGTCCAACCCAAGCAACACGGCGGCACAACTTGCATAAAAGCTTTTCATATCAATACAAAGAATCTTTTGTTTTGGCAGCTGATCGTAGTTTTCAATCATAGCCGTTTCCTCCAAATAGAATATATGTTCGTATAAAGTATATTCTATATATTAAGCGAATATACGTTCGATTTCAATGGTAGTTTTCACCATGAAACATGATCGACAAATACTTAAAAAGATGTATACTACCTTTAAAGAGGTGAAGTATGGAAGAAAAGATACTTTTAAAAATGCTTCGGAAAAGCTTTTTACAATACGGAAGAAATCTTAATGAAGATCCATTATCAAGTGAGGATTCAGCTTATTTACTCAAAAAGATAGCCGCAGATAAAAACGATGATACAGAATGGTATGAGGTTATAGAGGATGCTGTCTATAGCTATGTAACAAATCAAGAATAAAAGAGCCTTGTGAGTCAAGAAGACATCACAAGGCTACTATTCACAAACAAGAATTTGTCTCGTAAAACTTCCCTTTTTCGCAACACAACGATCAACAATGTTAAAGCCTGCTTTTTCTATTAAATAATCAATTGTTTCAATTGTCACAACAACAACTTTACTAGTAAAGTTACGAGCACTTCGGAGCATTTCAAGCTGCTTATCTGGATCTAGAACTGAGCAGAGATTATAAGGCATATCAATAATAGCTACATCATAACAACCGGTCACATCAAGAATGTCCCTTAAGCTAACTTCCCCTTTTAAACCAAAATAAGCAATATTTTCTCGGGCAATCGGACATACAAGTGGATTATTGTCACTCCCAACAATGTTAATCCCCATTGATAACGCTTCTACTAAAACTGTTCCGGATCCGCAACAAGGATCAATTGCTTTAATATTATCTACCTCAGGGACAGCAATATTAACAACAGCTCTGGCGACTCTAGTACTTAAAGCCGTTGAATAATTTTTAGGTTTATTTTGATGTAAAAACCAAATCGATTCACTTTTGATATATTGGCCAAATACCCAGCTATTTTGATACTTCATAATAGCAAACAATAAATCAGGGTTAACTAAATCCACTTTACCAATTATTTGTTGCCCAATTTCACGTTCGATTTTACGTCTTTCATTAAAACTTACTTTTTTATAACTAGCCAAATCAGCATGTTCAATGAAAAGAACTTTAAACGTGTCATCCTCAATACTCAATCCCTCTATTTGCTGAGCAATGTCGGTAAGAGAATCCGATCTAACCATAACATCTACTCTTTCGTTAATAAACGGACTTCGACTTGGATCAATCTTTACAGTTGTTTCTATTACACTAGAATCAGTATCAAACCCAAAAAGAGAGCGCATCTCCAGCTGGCACAATGAAAGCTCATCTTCATGACAAGTAAATGTATAAATAAATTTAGTTTGTTGTTGAGCCAAGCACGTTCCACCTTTACACAAAAATATTATTTTGAATCAGTTGGTGTTCCCCTGATGAATATACATTTGCCAATGACCTCTATTATATATCCAAATTAGGCAATAAAAAAAGACATAATGCCTTTTAACACTATGTCTAAACCTTATTTCTTAAAAAATGCTTTTCCTGCTAGTTTTTCAAAAAGTCTCGGCATCACCTGATAAAGGGTGCTTCCAGCATTCATCCAAGCTGGTAAATTAATTTCCCGTCTTGGAGTCAGCATAGAAGCCACAATGATACGAGCTACCTTATTAGGGTCGAGCATCCAACGTTCAACATTTTTCACATAGTCTCCCTGTTTATCAGCAATTGTGAAAAAATTTGTTTTAATCGGTCCAGGATTTACAGAGGTAACAAAAATCCCATGCTGTTTAACTTCCATTCGTAAACTGTTTGTAAATCCTAAAACGGCATGTTTACTAGCAGAGTACAAACTTGATTTTGGTGTTGCAATTTTCCCAGCCTGTGAAGCAATATTAATAATATGTCCCTTTCTTCTTTTCATCATAGCTGGCAGCACCATCTTTGTGCTGGCAACTAGACCGAAGACATTGACCTCAAACATACTTTTCATTTCATCTAATGAAGAATGAAGCACCTCATTAAAAATACCAAATCCAGCATTATTAACAAGAATGTCAATTGAACCCACATCACGTTCAATCGTTGAAAAAACAGTTTGAATTGATTGAAGGTCTTGAACATCCAATGAATAATAGTGACATGAAACACCATAATTCTGCTTAATACGCTCAGAAAGCTTTGCTAAAACTTCTTCTCTTCTAGCAAGCAAAACAAGATGAGCACCATTTTTCGCACATTCGATCGCAATTTTTTCACCAATTCCACTAGAAGCACCAGTAATGGCGACGTAGCACCCTTGTATACGAGAATTCAATCTTATCACCTCTATTTCTCTACAACATAAAAAAGAGCAGGAATGTTTGTTTCATCAATTTTAATTTGACCTTTGTCCTCAAGATAGTCAAGCTGTCCAACTGTCTCTGACATAGTCAGCATAAGCTGCTTATAGTATATAGTAGGAAAAAGTGCTTTACACACTTCAAATGCGGTTAAAGGCTTTTCCTGTAAGAACCCTTTAACTAGCTCTGCCCTTTCAGCTTGTTTTTTCAAACGATAGGCAATAAGTTCATGAGCATTCTCAATATTTCCCCCATGCCCTGGATAAACAACAGATAGCGACAATTCAAGCAATTTAGAAATTGAGTTGTTTAACTGCAGCTGAGGCCTTGGTCTGTTGATAACCCCTTCAATCATTGGTGGTTCTAGTAAAGGGTTTGGGGAGATGTCCTTTAATAATAAATCTCCCCCAACTAGTATACCTGTCTTTTCTTCATATAAAACGATGTGACTTTGAGCATGACCCGGCGTTTCCATAACAATCCATCCAGATAGTCCAGCAATCTCCATTCCTTCTATTAGATTATGATGTAACTCCCGATTACACGAATATTCTAAAGTATCATTCAATTTTTGTATAGAAGGTAAGAAATTTTTATCAAGTCCAAAGGTGAGAAAAAGTTGTTCAAAATACCGAGCTTGAGTTTGCAGGAATCTTTCATCTTTTTTTAACCACGGCTTGTTAAAAGGGTGTCCAAACACAGGAATGTTCTTATCCAAATAATCAAGCATACCAACATGATCAGGATGATGATGTGTTATGATGATTTGTTCAATATCATCTGGAGTGTAACCATATTCTTTTAATTGATGTTGAAAGGAAAGCCACGCTTCTTCTGTTTTAGGCCCAGCATCAACTAGTGTTAAACGCTCTCCCTTAATTAAATAAACATTTACATCCCCTACCGGAAACGGTGTGGGTAAAATAATTTTCAAAATTTGCTTTGCCTGTGTTATCTGGTTCATTCAATCATCCCCATTATTATTTTTATATAAGTTTACTTAATCCAAAAACAGGAAATAATTATAATCAAATTATGTATCTGTATTAGGTTTTCTTTATTCTAAACAAATTATCTATTTCTATTGTACCTTGCAAACACCACCTTGTCATTATATTCAAATAATTCAAATATTTAATGATATAAAGAAAACTTGACAACAGCTTGTCTAACGCTGCATAATGAATAAAAATTTATATCTTTGTATAGTTGTAGTGTCTTTAATATACATAGCGTTGATTAGGAATAGTAGATAAAAAGGCGTAAAAGAGAGTGGAGTCCATGGCTGAAAGGCTTCATTGCCAACCTTTTATTGAACCTGCCCTATGAGCTGTTAGGTAAACCTAACCGTATGTCTGCGATAAAGATTATAAGCTGGGAATGCATAGACATTCCAAAAAAGGTGGTACCGCGGAGTCATTCCGTCCTTATTATAGGGCAGAATGGCTTTTTTATTTATTGAATGCTAGGGCTCGGTTAAACTGGCGGTCATTTCTTCTCACTAGCAGGAATGGAACTTATTAAGATCACACAATAAAAAGGGAGAGAAATCATGGAGAAAATTGGATTTATTGGAGCTGGCTCAATGGCTGAGGCCATGGTTGCAGGACTTATAAAAGGCAATGTATTTCAAGCGGAGCAAATCATTGTGTCCAATCGCTCAAATTCAGATCGACTAGATGAATTATCGGTAAAGTACGGTGTAAAAACAACACATGATAAAAAACAATTAGTAAAAGATGCTTCCATAATCGTACTAGCAATGAAACCTAAAGATGTAAAAGCAGGGTTTGACGGTGTACAAAGTTTAATAAAAGATCATCTAATTGTTTCTGTCTTAGCAGGGATTTCCATTCAAACAATTACAGCTATTCTTGGAAAGAAAGCTTCTATCGTTAGAGCGATGCCAAATACATCCGCAGCTATTGGCAAATCCGCGACCGCTATTGCAGGAAGTGATTCTGTTACAATGAAGCAAATGAGAAGATGTGTGTCTCTTTTTGAAGCAATCGGGATTTGTAAAATTGTTGAAGAGAATCAGTTAGATGCTGTTACTGGGTTGTCTGGAAGTGGTCCTGCCTATATTTATTATTTAGTAGAATCAATGGAAAAGGCTGCTGTTGAAGTAGGTTTAGATCCTTTTGTTGCCAGGGATTTAATTGTTCAAACCTTATTAGGGGCATCTGAAATGATTGCTGTTTCAGAAAAACACCCATCACAGCTAAGGAAGGAAGTAACAAGTCCAAATGGCACGACAGAAGCAGGCATTTCCATTCTTAAGGAAAAACAGGTAGAGGAAGCGTTCATATCATGTATCAAACGGGCAACAGAACGTTCAGAGGAATTAAAAGCAATGTTCTCTGAAGAATTGGTCACTAATAAAAAATAAAACGAACAGGGATTTCATGTAATGTGAAATCCCTGTTTTTGATTATAAAGACAAAACCTTGACTAGAAATCTAATCTCCCTTCACCTCATCAATTTGAGTGAATTATAAATTTTTGCACAAAATAATGAAAACTAAATTTAAGAGGTGATACAGATGTCTAATTTCCTTGAAGGCACCATTGAATTTATCAAAACAAATCTAAATAATACAACTCAACGACCACTACATATCGGTGAAGCAATGACTTTGTGGACTTTCTCCATTTTACTTGATGAAGCAAATGCTTTTTGCTACATAGGAGAAAATACATCAGATGATCAAGATATACAGAAGATGTTAAAAGACAGTATTAAAAACTGTGCTGAACAATCAAACGAAGTTAAAAAGCTTATGATGAAGGAAGGCGTCCCTATCCCAAACGCAACTCCCCCAAAACCAAACTCTGACGCATTGGACGTTCCTTATGGAACAAAGATGACTGATGAAGAAATAGCAAATGGTTTAATTGCAAAAGAGCTTGCAGCAATTAATTTATGTAACGGGGCATTAACACAGGCTATCCGCAATGATGTGGGAGCTATGTTTTTAAAATTTTATAATGAAAAAGTGAATTCTTTATTTATTGTTAAAACAATAATGCTTGAAAGAGGTTGGTTAAAAGTTCCCCCATCTTTTGCAGTAGCCGGACACCCTAATTCGTCTGAAGGAAAAAAGTAATTATCCTATCATAAAAAACCTTTATCTCTTAGAAAAGCTCTATAAGGGTAAAGGTTTTTCATAATCATTCACGCATTTTTTACAAATACAGGAATCTTCAAAAGAAGTAGTAGCCAATAATTTTTGTGGAAATGATGCAGTCATGCACCAACATGTTTTTGGTTGCTGCCCTTTAGAAATTGCACATTGATTATCATTTTGACATAAGGGACACTTCTTCATATTACACCTTCCATAACGGTAACTTTCATACATGTTTCATTTTAACACTAAATCCACTTCTAGAATAATTTACTTTGCATCAAAAGTAAGTTGAAATTAATACTAATTAATGGAGGTGAGGAAGTGTTTAACCGTAATGTTATGAATTTATTACTTAAAAGTACAATACTGTCAACTTTATTTAGTTTTATTGTCATTACACTCACTGTTTATCATCATTTTCAAATAAAGAATTTACTACAGAAGCTTGAGAATAGATCAGCATAGTATTTGCTAACCAGCCACTAACAAGTTAAGTGGCTTTTTTACCTTTAAACTACATACAATGAACAGGCAGAAAACATGCCTATTTTCATTTAGATTGTTATAATCTTCCCGTAAACATAATCTACATAATGGAGGAGAAACAATGAAAACGAAGCTTTTTCAACCTTATCAAATAAAAGATGTTACGATAAAGAACCGTATTGTTATGTCACCTATGTGTATGTATTCTTCAACGGGTCAACAAGGATTTGTAGAAGACTTTCATATGACCCATTATATTAGTCGTGCAGTAGGTCAAGTAGGGTTAATTATGGTTGAAGCAACGGCTGTTACTCCACAAGGACGAATATCTTCTCAAGACCTAGGAATATGGAGTGATGATCATCTTCCTCAACTAAAGAAACTAGTATCAGGTATAAAAAATTACGGCTCTACAACTGCGATACAGCTTGCACATGCCGGTCGTAAAGCAACGGTTGATGGCGAGATATATGCTCCATCAGCTATTCCATTTGATGATCATTCTAAAACACCAACAGCTATGACAAAAGAAGATATTACATCTACCGTTCAAGCCTTTCAAGATGGAGCGAAACGTGCAAAAGAAGCTGGTTTTGACATTATCGAGATTCATGGGGCACATGGATATTTAATCAACGAGTTTCTATCACCTTTATCAAATAAACGTGAAGATGAATATGGTGGAACACCAGAAAATCGCTATCGTTTATTAAGTGAAGTGATTGAGTCTGTAAAAGAAGTTTGGGATGGTCCACTATTCGTCCGTATTTCTGCTACTGATTATCACGAGGAAGGATTAGATGTTTCAGATTACGTTGAATTTGCTAAGAAAATGAAGGAACAAGGTGTTGACTTAATCGATGTAAGCTCAGGAGCAGTTGTCACAGCCAAAATCAACGTGTTTCCAGGCTACCAAGTCCGTTTTGCTGAAAAAATTAAAGAAGAGGCAAAGATAGCAACTGGCGCTGTCGGGCTTATCACGACCGGATTGCAAGCGGAAGAAATTTTACAAAACAATCGAGCTGATCTTATCTTTATCGCGAGAGAGTTGCTAAGAGACCCTTATTTCCCAAGAACAGCAGCAGCTCAGCTTAAAGAAACAATTGATTCTCCAAAACAGTATGACCGGGGCTGGTAAGACAAAAAGGAGAGATGGTTTAAAATCCATCTCTCCTTTTTTTGGTATCAATTATTCTTTGGTATTTCAATTTGCATAAAATCTGTTGCTATTAACGATAAAGGAAAGGTATCTTTAGCCTCCTGAAGTAGTAAATCATGCTGCTCTGTCGTTTGGTAACGAGAGCTGATGTGCGTAAGTATCAGCTTTTTTGCATTAGATTTTTTTGCGATTTTAGCTGCATCAATAGTCGTTGAATGAAAATAATTATATGCAAGCTGCTGATCTTCCTTAGAAAACGTTGCTTCATGAATAAGCACATCGGATTCTTCCGCTAGTTTAATACTTTTTTCAGTGTAGCGCGTGTCACCTAAAATTGTCACAACTCTTCCCTTTTGTTTTGGTCCAACAAATTCGTCTCCATTAATAACTGAGCCATTTGGTAACCGAATGGCTCCCCCATTTTTAATTTTTTGGTAAATCGGTCCCGGGGGTAATCCAAGCTTTTTGAGCTTATCAACATGTAAAGGACCGGGTAAATCTTTTTCAATCACTCGATAACCGTATGAATCAATTCCATGATCTAATTTTTCAGTAATAACTTGAAATAATTCATCCTCAAAGATAATTCCATCTTCAATTTCTACAAATTTTATTTCATAAGTTAAATGTGTATGGCTAACAGAAAGTGAGAGTTTCACAAACTCCTCAATTCCTTTAGGTCCATATATTGTTAAAGGTGTTTCCCCACCTTGAAATGACCTTGAACTGATTAACCCTGGTAAGCCGTAAATATGATCGCCATGCATATGTGTAATAAAGATTTTTTCAATCTTTCTAGGCTTAATAGAAGTATGTAAAATTTGATGCTGCGTCGCTTCACCACAATCAAATAACCATACTGCATTTCTCTCCTCTAATAGCTGGAGGGCTATACTCGTAACATTACGAGCTTTAGCAGGAATTCCGGCTCCTGTACCGAGAAACATAATATTCAATAATGCCTCCTCCTTTACTTTATCAAGCATACATGAAAGAGAATGATTTATGAAACAATTTAAGTCTTTGACTATAATTTTTGTTAGATAAATTGGTACAATTTCGCATTGAATTTTTTCCCTTTATCGGTGTTTTTCACAACTTCATGAATAAAAATTCAATCAACCTCTTGACCAATCCATCAATTATTGTCTAAAATAGACTGAATTATACAAAGATTTCTACAAAATAGATGCATATCAGACGATAATTTTCTGCTAATCGTTTATAATAGTTTATGATGAAAGTCTTTTTAAAGCTATTATGTTTGATTTACTGTAAGATAACCTTTAAAATTAAGTATTCGTATAGGAGTATTTTACAATCAGTGTTCAAAAAATTCGATCTAGTCTTCTTTTTTTGAATGTATATGCTGATGAAATAAATAAATGTATTTAACAAAGTGAGGTACGAACGTGATTACACAAGAACATCCAAAATCAATTATTGTTATTTTCGGAGCAACAGGTGATTTAGCAAAACGAAAATTGTTCCCATCTATTTACCGCCTTGTTCAAAATGAAAAAATCGGTAAAAACTTTGCTGTTGTTGGGGTTGCAAGAAGACCTTGGACAACTGATGAATTTCGTAGTAATGTTTCAGATTCTATTCAAACTTCAATGAAAGAATCCAAAGACCTAGAAGAATTCACATCTCATTTTTATTATCACCCATTTGATGTAACGAATCCTTCATCCTATTTAGAATTGAATGGATTGCTAAACGAGCTTGATGGAAATTATCAAACAGAAGGCAATCGCATTTTCTATTTAGCAATGGCACCGGAGTTCTTTGGAACTATTGCTCAAAACCTAAAAAAGGAAGGGTTAACAGATACGAATGGCTGGAGCAGATTAGTAATTGAAAAGCCATTTGGACACGATCTTCCTTCTGCACGAAAACTGAACCAAGAAATTCGTGAAGCCTTTAATGAAAATCAGATTTATCGTATTGACCATTATTTAGGGAAAGAAATGGTTCAAAACATTGAAGTAATACGCTTTGCTAACGCCCTATTTGAGCCTTTATGGAATAATCGTTACATATCTAATATCCAAGTAACATCTAGTGAGATTTTAGGTGTGGAAGATCGAGGGCGTTATTATGAGAATTCAGGTGCACTCCGTGATATGGTTCAAAACCACATGCTGCAAATGGTTGCTTTATTAGCGATGGAGCCGCCTATTAAACTGACTACTGATGAAATCAGAAGTGAGAAAGTAAAAGTTCTAAGAGCACTAAGAGCTGTAGCCGAAGATGAAGTTAGTCAATATTTTGTTAGAGGTCAATATGGCGCAGGTCAGCTTGAAGATAAACAGCTAGTTGCTTATCGCGATGAAAATAATGTAGATGATGATTCCCAAACAGAAACGTATGTTGCAGGAAAATTATTAATTGATAACTTTAGATGGGCCGGTGTTCCTTTCTACATTAGAACCGGAAAACGTATGGCTGCAAAATCCACAAAAATCGTTGTCCAATTTAAAGATATTCCAATGAACTTATATTACAAAAAAGGTGAAACTGTTCCACCTAACCTGTTAATCATTCACATTCAACCAGAAGAAGGAATTACCCTTCAGTTAAATGCGAAAAAGGATGAAGATGAATCTGGCATCTCAAAACCAGTTAAGCTTGATTTATCAAATAATTTCCTTGATGGAATTAATACACCAGAAGCATATGAAAAATTAATTTACGACTGCATGCGTGGAGACGCCACTAACTTCACTCATTGGGACGAAGTAGCTTTATCATGGAGCTTTGTAGATCCAATTTCAGAAGCATGGACAAAAGGTAAGGCAGCTCTTGCAAGCTATCCTTCTGGATCGATGGGACCTAAAGAAGCAGATGATCTTTTGGAAGAAGATGGAAATCAATGGTGGCCTGTTAACTAAAACAGGATGAGATGATCTGGAATCGATCCCCAATTTTAATTAT
This genomic stretch from Metabacillus sp. B2-18 harbors:
- a CDS encoding YqzH family protein, with the protein product MEEKILLKMLRKSFLQYGRNLNEDPLSSEDSAYLLKKIAADKNDDTEWYEVIEDAVYSYVTNQE
- a CDS encoding TRM11 family SAM-dependent methyltransferase produces the protein MAQQQTKFIYTFTCHEDELSLCQLEMRSLFGFDTDSSVIETTVKIDPSRSPFINERVDVMVRSDSLTDIAQQIEGLSIEDDTFKVLFIEHADLASYKKVSFNERRKIEREIGQQIIGKVDLVNPDLLFAIMKYQNSWVFGQYIKSESIWFLHQNKPKNYSTALSTRVARAVVNIAVPEVDNIKAIDPCCGSGTVLVEALSMGINIVGSDNNPLVCPIARENIAYFGLKGEVSLRDILDVTGCYDVAIIDMPYNLCSVLDPDKQLEMLRSARNFTSKVVVVTIETIDYLIEKAGFNIVDRCVAKKGSFTRQILVCE
- a CDS encoding SDR family NAD(P)-dependent oxidoreductase produces the protein MNSRIQGCYVAITGASSGIGEKIAIECAKNGAHLVLLARREEVLAKLSERIKQNYGVSCHYYSLDVQDLQSIQTVFSTIERDVGSIDILVNNAGFGIFNEVLHSSLDEMKSMFEVNVFGLVASTKMVLPAMMKRRKGHIINIASQAGKIATPKSSLYSASKHAVLGFTNSLRMEVKQHGIFVTSVNPGPIKTNFFTIADKQGDYVKNVERWMLDPNKVARIIVASMLTPRREINLPAWMNAGSTLYQVMPRLFEKLAGKAFFKK
- a CDS encoding MBL fold metallo-hydrolase, producing the protein MNQITQAKQILKIILPTPFPVGDVNVYLIKGERLTLVDAGPKTEEAWLSFQHQLKEYGYTPDDIEQIIITHHHPDHVGMLDYLDKNIPVFGHPFNKPWLKKDERFLQTQARYFEQLFLTFGLDKNFLPSIQKLNDTLEYSCNRELHHNLIEGMEIAGLSGWIVMETPGHAQSHIVLYEEKTGILVGGDLLLKDISPNPLLEPPMIEGVINRPRPQLQLNNSISKLLELSLSVVYPGHGGNIENAHELIAYRLKKQAERAELVKGFLQEKPLTAFEVCKALFPTIYYKQLMLTMSETVGQLDYLEDKGQIKIDETNIPALFYVVEK
- the proC gene encoding pyrroline-5-carboxylate reductase, with the protein product MEKIGFIGAGSMAEAMVAGLIKGNVFQAEQIIVSNRSNSDRLDELSVKYGVKTTHDKKQLVKDASIIVLAMKPKDVKAGFDGVQSLIKDHLIVSVLAGISIQTITAILGKKASIVRAMPNTSAAIGKSATAIAGSDSVTMKQMRRCVSLFEAIGICKIVEENQLDAVTGLSGSGPAYIYYLVESMEKAAVEVGLDPFVARDLIVQTLLGASEMIAVSEKHPSQLRKEVTSPNGTTEAGISILKEKQVEEAFISCIKRATERSEELKAMFSEELVTNKK
- a CDS encoding DUF3231 family protein; the protein is MSNFLEGTIEFIKTNLNNTTQRPLHIGEAMTLWTFSILLDEANAFCYIGENTSDDQDIQKMLKDSIKNCAEQSNEVKKLMMKEGVPIPNATPPKPNSDALDVPYGTKMTDEEIANGLIAKELAAINLCNGALTQAIRNDVGAMFLKFYNEKVNSLFIVKTIMLERGWLKVPPSFAVAGHPNSSEGKK
- a CDS encoding cysteine-rich CWC family protein is translated as MYESYRYGRCNMKKCPLCQNDNQCAISKGQQPKTCWCMTASFPQKLLATTSFEDSCICKKCVNDYEKPLPL
- the namA gene encoding NADPH dehydrogenase NamA, which codes for MKTKLFQPYQIKDVTIKNRIVMSPMCMYSSTGQQGFVEDFHMTHYISRAVGQVGLIMVEATAVTPQGRISSQDLGIWSDDHLPQLKKLVSGIKNYGSTTAIQLAHAGRKATVDGEIYAPSAIPFDDHSKTPTAMTKEDITSTVQAFQDGAKRAKEAGFDIIEIHGAHGYLINEFLSPLSNKREDEYGGTPENRYRLLSEVIESVKEVWDGPLFVRISATDYHEEGLDVSDYVEFAKKMKEQGVDLIDVSSGAVVTAKINVFPGYQVRFAEKIKEEAKIATGAVGLITTGLQAEEILQNNRADLIFIARELLRDPYFPRTAAAQLKETIDSPKQYDRGW
- the rnz gene encoding ribonuclease Z; this translates as MNIMFLGTGAGIPAKARNVTSIALQLLEERNAVWLFDCGEATQHQILHTSIKPRKIEKIFITHMHGDHIYGLPGLISSRSFQGGETPLTIYGPKGIEEFVKLSLSVSHTHLTYEIKFVEIEDGIIFEDELFQVITEKLDHGIDSYGYRVIEKDLPGPLHVDKLKKLGLPPGPIYQKIKNGGAIRLPNGSVINGDEFVGPKQKGRVVTILGDTRYTEKSIKLAEESDVLIHEATFSKEDQQLAYNYFHSTTIDAAKIAKKSNAKKLILTHISSRYQTTEQHDLLLQEAKDTFPLSLIATDFMQIEIPKNN
- the zwf gene encoding glucose-6-phosphate dehydrogenase; translation: MITQEHPKSIIVIFGATGDLAKRKLFPSIYRLVQNEKIGKNFAVVGVARRPWTTDEFRSNVSDSIQTSMKESKDLEEFTSHFYYHPFDVTNPSSYLELNGLLNELDGNYQTEGNRIFYLAMAPEFFGTIAQNLKKEGLTDTNGWSRLVIEKPFGHDLPSARKLNQEIREAFNENQIYRIDHYLGKEMVQNIEVIRFANALFEPLWNNRYISNIQVTSSEILGVEDRGRYYENSGALRDMVQNHMLQMVALLAMEPPIKLTTDEIRSEKVKVLRALRAVAEDEVSQYFVRGQYGAGQLEDKQLVAYRDENNVDDDSQTETYVAGKLLIDNFRWAGVPFYIRTGKRMAAKSTKIVVQFKDIPMNLYYKKGETVPPNLLIIHIQPEEGITLQLNAKKDEDESGISKPVKLDLSNNFLDGINTPEAYEKLIYDCMRGDATNFTHWDEVALSWSFVDPISEAWTKGKAALASYPSGSMGPKEADDLLEEDGNQWWPVN